agcatttatactTTTAAAAAACAACTAAAGTATCCTTGTCAATAGTCCGGTCTGTGTTAGTAAATTTTTCTGTAGTTTCATTGCAATTCAAAACTCTTCAATTCAATACCACTTCAAATGACACGATGGTGAGATCTATAAAATATGTAGAAAAGGGTGACAACTAATTTTTGGATTTTCATGAAATACTTTAAAACACTATTAGAAATTTGAAATATACAGTCTCTTAACCGATAAAAATATATTGATCATTTCATCAGTATCAGATGAAACGTTGACAACCTTTACGAATATTTCATGCCCACTACACTACATTATTCAGAAATATTAATACTATGTggtatttgaatgtatcaaagaCGAAAGCTTCAACAATTTGAGTACTTATCTTATCTATGCCCTAACCTGAATAGCAACTAGAACATttagaacaaatagttaaagtAATTTACATAACGCATTTTTTCTACATATCGCGCTCACAATTATTTTCGAAACTATGTTTAACAATTTCAGAGGAACCAAAAGGTACCACCGAATACTGTCCTCGAAAGAATGGATTCTTCACTCATCCGGATCCAGCAATCTGCAATATTTTCTACAGTTGCATCAATGGTGAAGAATTAGAAATGACATGTTCGGGTGGGTTGCACTTCGATGAAAAGTCTGGAACCTGCGTTTGGGCTGATGTTGCAGCACGTACCGGTTGTGGTAGCAACAGTAACAGTAAGACCTTTTCTGTAATAATCCGAGAAACTGCGTAAATAACGTTTCATTATTTCCATCAATTGATTAGAAAAATTAAATGATGGTTTCCAATGTCCAAAAGAAACTAGGACAGACAAAAATGGCCAGATTATCACACATCCCAATTATCCACACCCAACCGATTGTTCGCGTTTTTACTACTGTCTGAATGGCATTGAGCCTCGCCAAGGACAGTGCGATGCTGGCCTAGTGTATAATGAAGACGTACAGCGTTGCGATACTCCAGATAACGTGCCGGAATGGTAAGCGATTGTTTAACTCAAACAATATGTAACGCATGTGACCAAACAttattcaaacatttttaataAGAAGAAAGATTCAAGATTGTATTAAATAGTAATGTTTATatctttattatattttatcatTCTATAGCAAAGACTGGTATAAAGATGACGAGGAAAAGAAGACTCACTAAGAACCTATAAAGACTACAACATAAAGTGTGCAATTGAGTTCGAATGTGAGGAATGGCTGTAGGATTACTGGATCATGAGAACAGAGTGTTCTCGATGTTGGAACTCAAACTTATTTCGGAGATCAATAGCTATATTTCAATTTGTGATTTCAAAAGTAGATTTATGAACAAATTTAGGTTGTATGAACAGCTCTAAGCAAATAACACGTTCGCGTAGAAATCATTAACAAACGaatctttctttcttttttcatCTCACACTTTCTCATTTCCCtttcaatttaacaattttaatgCTGCAACATTATTCCGCTATTTTCTATAAAGTGCATGTATTTCTCTTCATAGCCACAATAATTTTACTATTCTCCTGTTGGCATGTATGAAATGATTAGCGCAAACAAAGCAA
This genomic window from Malaya genurostris strain Urasoe2022 chromosome 1, Malgen_1.1, whole genome shotgun sequence contains:
- the LOC131425166 gene encoding protein obstructor-E-like, producing MFKYTIVIATCAIVATYAQFTCPKNRGQFEDPIQCDKYYECDEGVATVKYCPDGLVFDPTIKLINKCDQPFNVDCGDRLELQEPKGTTEYCPRKNGFFTHPDPAICNIFYSCINGEELEMTCSGGLHFDEKSGTCVWADVAARTGCGSNSNKKLNDGFQCPKETRTDKNGQIITHPNYPHPTDCSRFYYCLNGIEPRQGQCDAGLVYNEDVQRCDTPDNVPECKDWYKDDEEKKTH